The proteins below are encoded in one region of Thermococcus peptonophilus:
- a CDS encoding glycosyltransferase family 4 protein: protein METLKIALVSDWYYPKLGGVAVHMHDLALYLREKGHEVDIITNDRKTGKEEELRELGIGLVKVPGKIFPSASLNISAFAKGYGLLEPLIQDYDVVHGHHAFTPLSLKAAMAARKLGKGSVVTTHSINYENSSVIRALSKMSYPYYRYHLKCPHRIIAVSKAAREFIKRFTRVPVRIVPNGVNIKRFDIPVGKEEAKELLNLNRKVVLYVGRLEPRKGVGTLISAMKEVDATLLVAGSGSMLPVLRNKAKLLGISHRVKFLGTVSYSILPLYYRASDVFVLPSLSEAFGIVLLEAMASGTPIVGTKVGGIPEIVDGCGILVPPGNARALSSAINEILNNQNLEKKLGKLGKRRVERVYDWRVVVKSVERVYREAMEEAEKDGSGYPHV, encoded by the coding sequence ATGGAGACCCTCAAAATAGCACTCGTCAGCGACTGGTACTATCCAAAACTCGGTGGTGTAGCCGTCCATATGCATGATCTTGCCTTGTACCTGCGCGAGAAGGGTCATGAGGTTGATATAATCACGAACGACAGAAAGACTGGAAAGGAGGAGGAGCTAAGGGAACTCGGCATCGGGCTCGTCAAAGTTCCTGGTAAGATTTTTCCTAGTGCAAGCCTAAACATCTCTGCCTTTGCGAAGGGTTACGGCCTGCTCGAGCCGTTAATCCAGGACTACGACGTCGTTCACGGGCATCATGCGTTTACTCCCCTTTCCCTGAAGGCTGCAATGGCAGCAAGAAAACTCGGCAAAGGCAGTGTTGTAACAACACACAGCATAAACTACGAGAACTCCTCCGTTATACGTGCCCTGTCCAAGATGAGCTATCCCTACTACCGCTATCACTTAAAGTGCCCCCACAGGATAATAGCAGTCAGCAAGGCCGCCAGAGAGTTCATAAAGAGGTTCACAAGAGTACCGGTGAGAATAGTTCCCAACGGGGTCAATATCAAAAGATTCGATATTCCAGTGGGCAAGGAGGAGGCCAAGGAGCTTCTAAACCTGAATAGAAAAGTTGTTCTCTACGTCGGGCGTCTTGAACCTAGAAAGGGAGTGGGAACCCTGATATCAGCCATGAAAGAGGTAGATGCGACCCTCTTGGTGGCCGGTTCAGGGAGCATGCTGCCCGTTCTCCGCAACAAGGCAAAGCTCCTTGGGATATCCCACAGGGTAAAGTTCCTCGGCACAGTCAGCTATTCGATACTCCCCCTCTACTACCGCGCGAGCGATGTCTTCGTTCTCCCAAGCCTGAGCGAGGCCTTCGGAATAGTCCTCCTAGAGGCAATGGCAAGCGGGACACCTATAGTAGGGACAAAAGTCGGCGGTATTCCCGAGATTGTGGACGGTTGCGGCATATTAGTCCCTCCAGGAAACGCCAGGGCGCTCAGCAGTGCCATCAACGAAATCTTAAACAATCAGAACCTGGAGAAAAAACTTGGAAAACTCGGAAAGCGCCGGGTGGAACGAGTTTACGACTGGAGAGTCGTCGTGAAGTCCGTTGAGAGGGTTTACCGTGAGGCCATGGAGGAGGCGGAAAAGGATGGTTCGGGTTATCCTCACGTTTGA
- a CDS encoding TIGR00375 family protein, producing MIIDADLHIHSHYSKAVSKAMTIPNLAENARFKGLEIVGTGDILNPHWEKELLKYVKKVDEGTYERNGIRFLLTTEVEDSRRVHHVLIFPSIETVREMRERLKSYSSDIESEGRPHLTLSAAEIADLANELDVLIGPAHAFTPWTSLYKEYDSLKEAYNGAKIHYLELGLSADSEMADMIKAHHKLTYLSNSDAHSPMPHRLGREFNRFEVKDATFEEIRKAILKRRRKIVLNAGLDPRLGKYHLTACSRCYTKYTLEEAKAYHWKCPKCGGRIKKGVRDRILELADTTKRPKDRPPYLHLAPLAEIIAMVLDKGVETKAVRLVWERFLREFGSEISVLVDAPVEELAKIHEDVAKAVWAYRNRKLVVIPGGGGKYGEILLPEEIKNARIEDLETIEVEVPDVEEKPKQRSITEFLGVKR from the coding sequence ATGATAATCGATGCCGACCTTCACATACACTCACACTACTCGAAGGCTGTCTCAAAAGCAATGACTATTCCCAACTTAGCCGAAAACGCCCGCTTTAAGGGGCTTGAAATTGTGGGCACTGGAGACATCCTCAACCCTCACTGGGAAAAAGAACTCCTCAAATACGTTAAAAAAGTTGATGAGGGAACCTACGAGAGGAACGGCATCAGGTTTCTCCTCACGACAGAGGTTGAAGATAGCCGAAGGGTTCATCACGTTCTTATTTTCCCGAGCATCGAAACCGTCCGCGAGATGAGGGAGAGGCTTAAGTCCTATTCCTCCGACATCGAGAGCGAGGGAAGACCCCATCTCACTCTTTCGGCGGCGGAGATTGCCGATTTAGCCAACGAACTTGATGTTTTGATAGGCCCTGCCCATGCATTCACTCCCTGGACAAGCCTCTACAAGGAGTATGATTCTCTGAAGGAGGCGTACAATGGAGCGAAAATTCACTATCTCGAGCTAGGCCTCTCGGCGGACAGCGAGATGGCAGATATGATAAAGGCCCACCACAAACTTACCTACCTGAGCAACAGCGACGCTCACTCACCGATGCCTCACAGGCTTGGAAGGGAGTTCAACCGCTTTGAGGTCAAGGACGCGACCTTCGAAGAAATTCGGAAGGCAATACTGAAGCGCAGGAGAAAGATCGTCCTCAACGCGGGTCTCGACCCCAGGCTCGGCAAGTACCACCTCACCGCGTGCTCCCGCTGTTACACGAAGTATACCCTGGAAGAAGCAAAGGCTTACCACTGGAAGTGTCCAAAGTGCGGCGGGAGAATAAAGAAGGGTGTGAGGGACAGAATCCTTGAGCTTGCAGACACCACGAAACGGCCAAAAGATAGACCGCCCTACCTGCACCTTGCTCCCCTCGCAGAGATTATTGCGATGGTTCTCGACAAAGGAGTCGAGACCAAGGCCGTTAGGCTCGTCTGGGAGAGGTTTCTGAGAGAGTTTGGGAGTGAGATAAGTGTTCTGGTTGATGCCCCTGTTGAGGAGCTTGCCAAGATCCACGAGGATGTTGCAAAAGCAGTCTGGGCGTACAGGAATAGAAAGCTGGTAGTAATTCCCGGCGGTGGCGGGAAGTACGGTGAAATACTGCTTCCTGAGGAAATCAAGAACGCGAGAATTGAAGACCTAGAAACCATCGAGGTTGAAGTCCCCGATGTTGAAGAAAAGCCCAAACAGAGGAGCATAACTGAGTTCCTGGGGGTGAAACGTTGA
- a CDS encoding thiamine-phosphate kinase, which yields MRESEIIALFLKHLKRQGELPLGDDAGALKIGDGWLVATNDMLVSRTDVPDIMTPEQAGFKAVTMNVSDVAAMGAEPIGFLFSLGLPRGLDEDYLEGIARGIGKAIDYYEIPVLSADTNEADDLIIDGIALGRTKRLLTRSGAKPGDLVCVTGDIGRAFAGYLAWKYGLKVPESTRKALYEKFLEPRARVEEGILLSKSANSAIDISDGLSKELHLISKMSGVRIEISSWKLPIREEVWEVAEAIGKSPVEIALASGEEFELLFTVPSEKISELEVDFTVIGQVKEGKGVYIDGEPLFPLGWEHFSNRIKMF from the coding sequence TTGAGGGAATCAGAAATCATAGCCCTCTTCCTCAAGCACCTTAAAAGGCAGGGTGAGCTTCCCCTTGGAGACGATGCCGGCGCACTAAAAATTGGGGACGGATGGCTCGTTGCCACGAATGACATGCTCGTTAGTAGAACAGATGTTCCAGACATAATGACGCCCGAACAGGCTGGGTTCAAAGCCGTGACCATGAACGTGAGCGACGTTGCAGCTATGGGGGCTGAACCAATCGGTTTTCTATTCTCTCTTGGACTCCCTCGGGGATTAGACGAGGACTACCTTGAAGGAATCGCCAGGGGCATAGGAAAGGCCATCGATTACTATGAAATCCCCGTTCTAAGTGCGGACACCAATGAGGCGGATGACCTGATAATAGACGGTATTGCCCTTGGAAGAACTAAACGACTGTTGACTCGGTCGGGTGCGAAGCCCGGCGATCTTGTGTGTGTTACCGGAGATATCGGGCGGGCGTTCGCCGGCTATCTTGCATGGAAGTACGGCCTCAAAGTGCCTGAGAGCACCAGAAAAGCCCTCTACGAAAAGTTCCTTGAACCCAGGGCACGGGTTGAGGAAGGGATTCTCCTCAGCAAATCTGCGAACTCGGCTATAGACATAAGCGATGGCCTCTCAAAGGAACTTCATTTGATCTCTAAAATGAGTGGGGTTAGGATTGAGATAAGCTCCTGGAAGCTTCCGATACGTGAGGAAGTGTGGGAAGTGGCAGAAGCCATTGGTAAGAGTCCCGTTGAGATAGCCCTCGCAAGCGGGGAGGAATTTGAGCTTCTCTTTACCGTGCCATCGGAGAAGATTTCAGAGCTTGAGGTTGATTTCACTGTTATTGGGCAGGTTAAGGAGGGGAAAGGAGTTTATATAGACGGAGAGCCGCTTTTCCCCCTTGGGTGGGAGCATTTTTCAAATAGGATTAAAATGTTTTAA
- the speB gene encoding agmatinase, whose protein sequence is MEFLYTYETLKLEFPLVEPENAGFVLLGVPFDGTTSYKAGARFGPTLIRQATLNLESYILDYDIDIAELPIADIGDVAVVAGDPRRTADRVRETIEELKKVNPKAVPILLGGEHSQTLGAVEALKPASYIVFDAHLDLRDSYEDNPYNHACVARRIIELGIREAMFGIRSGTKEEVEYAEESEIRWVHARDYSFDAFVDLVEALPEPVYLSIDIDVFDISMVPSTGTPEAGGLGFWDVVKAIEWLAEKKEIAGFDIMEVAGEKLGDPTALTAAKLLFYFIGAMAKFGR, encoded by the coding sequence ATGGAGTTCCTTTACACTTACGAGACACTCAAGCTGGAGTTCCCGCTTGTGGAGCCGGAGAATGCTGGGTTTGTCCTGCTGGGGGTTCCCTTCGACGGGACTACGAGCTACAAAGCTGGGGCACGCTTCGGGCCGACACTGATAAGGCAGGCAACCCTGAACCTTGAGAGCTACATCCTCGACTACGACATTGACATAGCGGAGCTTCCGATAGCCGACATTGGAGACGTGGCAGTCGTAGCTGGGGACCCGAGGAGAACAGCCGACAGGGTTAGGGAGACCATTGAAGAGCTTAAGAAGGTAAACCCAAAGGCCGTTCCAATACTCCTCGGCGGGGAACATTCCCAGACGCTTGGAGCGGTTGAAGCACTGAAGCCAGCAAGCTACATCGTCTTCGATGCCCACCTCGACCTGAGAGACTCATATGAAGACAACCCATACAACCACGCCTGCGTCGCGAGAAGGATAATCGAGCTCGGAATAAGGGAGGCGATGTTCGGGATAAGGAGCGGGACGAAGGAGGAAGTGGAATACGCTGAAGAGAGTGAAATAAGATGGGTGCACGCGAGGGATTACAGCTTTGACGCCTTCGTTGACCTCGTAGAGGCCCTTCCCGAGCCGGTGTACCTTTCAATAGACATCGACGTCTTTGACATCTCGATGGTGCCCTCTACTGGAACTCCTGAGGCTGGAGGACTGGGGTTCTGGGACGTAGTTAAGGCCATAGAGTGGCTGGCCGAGAAGAAGGAGATAGCGGGCTTTGACATAATGGAGGTTGCAGGTGAAAAGCTCGGTGATCCGACGGCGTTGACAGCCGCTAAGCTTCTCTTTTACTTCATAGGTGCTATGGCAAAATTCGGCCGTTAA
- a CDS encoding polysaccharide deacetylase family protein, translating into MVRVILTFDVEQDCPPFASSTRGMEEGLPLVMDLLEDKGIRGTFLFTGRMAEEFPELAKRAVKNHELGCHGFEHERFDRLPRDEVRRRLSEAREILSRFGEIVSFRAPNFQFPDEYYPILKELGFLVDSTKAKHKGWKGGVSEISGLLEVPATTTSIVTRLPWTLQKTFHKRFEDPIVYIFHPWEFVRMSRRLRPDCWVGTGKNALENLHRLIEFHLSRDAEFLTLGEFYHEYQKLKREGEL; encoded by the coding sequence ATGGTTCGGGTTATCCTCACGTTTGACGTCGAGCAGGACTGTCCACCGTTTGCCTCGTCCACCAGAGGGATGGAGGAAGGCCTGCCGCTGGTCATGGATCTCCTGGAAGACAAAGGGATTAGAGGGACGTTTCTATTTACTGGAAGAATGGCAGAGGAGTTCCCAGAGCTGGCCAAAAGGGCGGTAAAAAACCATGAACTTGGCTGCCATGGTTTTGAGCATGAGAGGTTTGACAGACTCCCCAGAGATGAGGTCAGACGCCGGCTTTCTGAAGCGAGAGAGATTCTCTCCCGGTTTGGGGAAATAGTTTCATTTAGAGCTCCTAACTTTCAGTTTCCAGATGAGTATTATCCAATACTCAAAGAGCTTGGATTTTTGGTCGATTCAACGAAGGCAAAACACAAGGGCTGGAAAGGGGGGGTCTCAGAGATTTCGGGCCTGCTAGAAGTCCCTGCAACTACGACCTCTATAGTCACTCGGCTCCCATGGACACTCCAAAAAACCTTTCACAAACGCTTTGAAGACCCCATCGTTTACATATTCCACCCGTGGGAATTCGTGAGAATGAGCAGGAGGCTTAGGCCGGACTGCTGGGTTGGGACTGGTAAGAACGCCCTCGAGAACCTCCACAGGCTGATAGAGTTCCACCTTTCAAGGGATGCCGAATTCCTTACCCTCGGGGAATTCTACCACGAATACCAAAAGCTTAAACGTGAAGGGGAGCTATGA
- a CDS encoding CBS domain-containing protein, with protein MDVEAALEKFHSLKVSEIMPKIDTIPIVTADSDLLNVLKLLRTRHHVWVVKDRDSMELVGVIRYMDVIDILLPPESHRFKLGMTSRSMRSLLGGATKAEDVADRHPLTIEEEATVLDALTKMRRYKVQVLAVVEGERLVGEISLRILIDELLRLLRVGGAQWKE; from the coding sequence ATGGATGTTGAAGCGGCCCTTGAAAAGTTCCACTCACTCAAAGTCTCTGAGATAATGCCAAAGATTGACACCATACCCATCGTGACCGCAGATTCTGACCTCCTCAACGTCCTCAAGCTCCTCAGGACGAGGCACCACGTCTGGGTCGTGAAGGACAGGGATAGCATGGAGCTGGTTGGAGTTATACGCTATATGGACGTCATTGACATCCTCCTTCCGCCAGAATCCCACAGGTTCAAGCTCGGAATGACGAGCAGGAGCATGAGGTCTCTTCTCGGTGGTGCGACCAAGGCTGAGGACGTCGCAGACAGGCACCCTCTAACGATTGAGGAAGAGGCGACGGTTCTCGATGCACTAACCAAGATGAGGCGCTACAAGGTCCAGGTTCTGGCTGTGGTCGAAGGGGAGAGGCTGGTCGGCGAAATAAGCCTGAGGATTCTGATAGACGAGCTCCTCAGACTGCTGAGGGTGGGTGGTGCCCAATGGAAGGAGTAA
- a CDS encoding chloride channel protein, with the protein MGTSNGHYVRKWVAVLGFSLLAGLVGGLGAVIFRVLIAWTREFFFGRLLPLVSYEVDGVNPGYILLPTIGALLVTVLVVKFPDIRGNGIPEVIEAVIFRGGNIPGRFAVAKIVATAVTIGSGGSVGREGPIGFIGAALTSILTRWFNLSKEMKKLLVTCGLAAGIAGTFNTPMAGAMFALEVVYMGAFSVNLVPIFISAVTGNAVTLAILKRAFEVEIPGNLGHTLFELPFFFILGLLLGILAAFYAKFIYRVFDVFENLKVNPLLKPVIGGLGVGFLGMLFPNYGIFGIGYNGMTLAFYGKLTLGLLIALGIVKMLATALTVGSGNSGGVFAPSLYIGTMFGAAFGILVKHLFPALAPNLTVYALAGMAAFFSGMTQAPITQILMVTELTRSYAVLPAVMTSATMGFLTARFFLRGESIYTLKLLRKGYRVRTGRPVVLETISVGEIMSKNPVYVTKDMTLFDVEHLIGETGHDCFPVVDENLNVVGIIGIKDILKRPSSVKRLKVERFLNRIYTVTYPTETAEDAFEKIMAYDQNLLPVVESPTNRKLVGVVTKRDIYRAYYRGLEGMYID; encoded by the coding sequence ATGGGCACATCAAACGGCCACTACGTAAGGAAGTGGGTTGCAGTCCTCGGATTTTCTCTCCTTGCGGGATTAGTTGGGGGATTAGGTGCAGTTATCTTCAGGGTTTTAATAGCATGGACTCGCGAGTTCTTCTTTGGCCGGCTCCTGCCCCTAGTCTCGTATGAAGTTGATGGTGTGAACCCGGGTTATATCCTCTTACCTACCATAGGTGCCCTTCTAGTTACAGTCCTTGTTGTGAAATTCCCTGACATAAGGGGAAACGGCATACCTGAGGTCATTGAGGCAGTTATCTTCAGAGGGGGCAACATTCCCGGCCGTTTCGCTGTAGCAAAAATAGTGGCAACCGCGGTAACCATCGGTTCTGGAGGGAGCGTGGGCAGGGAAGGACCGATAGGCTTCATAGGTGCCGCCCTAACTTCAATCCTCACTAGATGGTTCAATCTCTCAAAGGAAATGAAGAAGCTCCTTGTTACCTGTGGGTTGGCGGCTGGAATAGCAGGGACTTTCAATACCCCAATGGCTGGTGCAATGTTCGCCCTTGAGGTTGTCTATATGGGTGCCTTCTCGGTTAACCTTGTGCCTATATTCATCTCTGCCGTCACCGGAAACGCCGTTACTCTGGCAATCCTCAAACGGGCCTTTGAGGTCGAAATCCCCGGGAACCTTGGGCATACACTCTTCGAGCTTCCTTTCTTTTTCATCCTCGGTCTGCTCCTTGGAATCCTTGCGGCTTTTTATGCAAAGTTTATCTACCGGGTTTTTGACGTCTTTGAGAACCTGAAGGTCAACCCGCTTTTAAAGCCGGTAATCGGTGGCCTCGGAGTTGGTTTTCTCGGAATGCTATTTCCCAATTACGGCATCTTTGGCATAGGATACAACGGCATGACGCTGGCCTTCTATGGAAAGCTCACCTTGGGCCTTCTAATTGCACTTGGAATAGTGAAGATGCTGGCCACGGCGCTGACAGTGGGTTCAGGTAACAGTGGTGGTGTCTTTGCCCCTAGTCTTTATATAGGAACGATGTTTGGAGCTGCTTTTGGCATTCTTGTTAAACATCTGTTTCCTGCCCTCGCCCCAAACCTAACGGTTTATGCCCTCGCCGGAATGGCGGCCTTCTTCAGCGGCATGACACAGGCACCGATAACACAGATCCTCATGGTGACCGAACTTACGAGGAGCTATGCTGTTCTGCCGGCAGTCATGACATCAGCCACGATGGGCTTTCTGACGGCGAGGTTCTTCCTGAGAGGGGAGTCCATCTACACCCTCAAGCTCCTGAGGAAGGGCTACCGCGTTAGGACGGGAAGGCCAGTGGTTCTTGAGACGATCTCAGTTGGCGAGATAATGAGCAAAAACCCAGTTTACGTAACAAAGGACATGACCTTATTCGACGTTGAGCATCTAATTGGAGAGACAGGCCATGACTGCTTCCCTGTTGTTGATGAAAACCTCAACGTTGTAGGCATAATAGGCATCAAGGACATCCTGAAGAGACCCTCATCTGTGAAAAGGTTGAAAGTAGAGAGGTTTTTGAACAGAATCTACACCGTCACTTACCCGACTGAAACGGCCGAGGACGCCTTTGAAAAGATAATGGCCTATGACCAGAACCTCCTCCCAGTAGTGGAAAGCCCAACCAACAGGAAGCTTGTTGGTGTGGTAACCAAAAGGGACATATACCGTGCCTACTACCGCGGCCTTGAGGGAATGTACATAGACTGA
- the amrS gene encoding AmmeMemoRadiSam system radical SAM enzyme has product MREAMWWEPLENNRVRCKLCPLNCIIDEGKRGSCKVRKNMGGKLYTLNYGKVSSIATDPVEKKPLFHFWPGSCAFSIATVGCNMHCKHCQNWEISQADESFPYLHDMTPEMIVTMAKKYGCESIAYTYNEPTIWYEFVLDTAKLAKKEGLYNLMITNGYINEEPFRELAPYIDAMNIDIKAFNDEFYMKIASVPSGEPSRKTAVIAKKEFGIHVELTYLIIPTLNDKEEEIRAFARWVVDELGDDTPVHFSRFFPHYKLLHLPPTPVETIETAYRVAKEEGLKFVYVGNVPGHPDEHTYCPKCGKPLIVRYGFEIVEYNVTDDGRCRFCGEPIPIVGTYTKKKYPGMWW; this is encoded by the coding sequence ATGCGCGAGGCAATGTGGTGGGAGCCGCTCGAAAACAACCGCGTGAGATGTAAGCTCTGTCCCCTCAACTGCATCATAGACGAAGGTAAGAGGGGCTCCTGTAAAGTTAGGAAGAACATGGGTGGAAAGCTCTACACGCTCAACTATGGAAAGGTCTCCTCGATAGCGACCGACCCCGTTGAGAAGAAGCCGCTTTTTCACTTCTGGCCGGGTTCGTGTGCATTCTCAATAGCCACCGTTGGATGCAACATGCACTGCAAGCACTGCCAGAACTGGGAGATAAGCCAGGCTGACGAAAGTTTCCCATACCTCCACGACATGACACCTGAAATGATCGTTACAATGGCGAAGAAGTACGGCTGTGAGAGCATAGCCTACACTTATAATGAACCTACAATCTGGTACGAATTCGTCCTAGACACGGCAAAGCTGGCCAAAAAGGAAGGTCTCTACAACCTTATGATAACCAACGGCTACATCAACGAAGAACCTTTCAGAGAGCTGGCTCCCTATATAGACGCAATGAACATTGACATCAAGGCTTTCAACGATGAGTTCTACATGAAGATAGCCAGTGTCCCAAGTGGGGAGCCGAGCAGGAAAACGGCTGTGATAGCGAAGAAAGAGTTCGGGATTCACGTCGAGCTAACTTATCTCATAATCCCGACGCTGAACGACAAAGAAGAAGAGATCCGTGCCTTCGCCCGCTGGGTCGTTGATGAGCTCGGCGATGACACTCCAGTTCATTTCTCCCGCTTCTTCCCGCACTACAAGCTCCTCCACCTTCCGCCGACGCCAGTTGAGACCATTGAGACGGCCTACCGCGTTGCCAAGGAAGAAGGTCTGAAGTTCGTTTACGTCGGAAATGTCCCCGGCCACCCGGATGAGCACACGTACTGCCCCAAGTGTGGAAAGCCTTTAATAGTCCGCTATGGGTTTGAGATTGTTGAGTACAATGTGACCGATGATGGAAGGTGCAGGTTCTGCGGGGAACCCATTCCAATCGTTGGTACATACACAAAAAAGAAATATCCGGGCATGTGGTGGTGA
- a CDS encoding universal stress protein — protein MRILVLVDGSKWSQKAALHAFSVAKKKGAKVILFSALDRREAQAIAVSLAMRSGDVEKLKRFEETAWKEMKKSIHDVISALLELGQREGINCSFRIVEGSAREKVLEEANSGKYSLVVMGAYGKSGKTRIGSLLEDIVGEIKPPVMIVR, from the coding sequence ATGAGGATACTCGTGCTTGTGGACGGCTCGAAGTGGAGCCAGAAGGCAGCTCTTCATGCGTTTTCGGTGGCGAAGAAAAAAGGAGCTAAGGTTATACTGTTCTCGGCCCTCGACAGAAGGGAAGCTCAAGCCATAGCTGTAAGCCTTGCCATGAGGAGCGGCGACGTTGAAAAACTCAAGAGATTTGAGGAGACCGCATGGAAGGAGATGAAGAAGAGCATTCACGACGTTATCTCCGCTCTCTTGGAGCTTGGACAGAGGGAAGGAATCAACTGCTCCTTCAGGATTGTCGAGGGGAGCGCCCGTGAGAAAGTCCTTGAGGAAGCGAACAGCGGGAAGTACTCCCTCGTAGTGATGGGTGCGTACGGAAAAAGCGGTAAGACCAGGATAGGTTCATTGCTTGAGGACATTGTAGGAGAGATAAAGCCCCCCGTGATGATAGTCAGGTGA
- a CDS encoding cation:proton antiporter has product MEGVTWLLATIGIALILAKIGDSIIERFELPGVLGELIMGMILGNLVYFGIIAPDYLPIVSGIGYESALSQIAEFLAKLGIIFLLFLGALDTDIEQLKKTGLTATVSTVLGVFVPLVLGWWALMAMGYPSREAFAGGVLLTATSIGLTVRVMMDLGVLRSEVGAASLSASVMDDFLGIALVIFAVGTGSLFELSIKIVVFFIITGVLGWYFIDYYIRFAERLHVEKGILGMAVGLMFLFAALAEGWFAAAIEGAFMMGLILSKLPEGKRIMEDVRAIGYGLLIPFFFIHTGAMLNLKVFEHGDAITLAAVLSVIAIVGKIVGRGFGAWITAWGRGRDFLFTRENFWMSLQMGIGSIPRTEVALVDLMVAIHGGAIPSSDAPKFIAATLIFITVSVLITPPLLKWAFKAEIEKAKAEKAAQKVGRIQETKEKIKELKGSG; this is encoded by the coding sequence ATGGAAGGAGTAACCTGGCTTCTGGCAACGATAGGAATCGCCCTCATCCTGGCCAAAATCGGCGACAGCATAATAGAGCGCTTTGAGCTCCCCGGAGTCCTGGGCGAGCTTATAATGGGTATGATCCTCGGTAACCTCGTTTACTTCGGTATTATTGCTCCTGATTATCTGCCCATTGTCAGCGGGATAGGCTATGAGTCTGCCTTAAGTCAAATCGCTGAGTTTCTGGCGAAGCTTGGTATAATCTTCCTGCTCTTTCTGGGTGCTCTTGACACCGACATAGAACAGCTCAAGAAGACTGGCCTCACGGCGACGGTTTCTACTGTTCTCGGAGTCTTCGTTCCGCTCGTTCTCGGCTGGTGGGCGCTCATGGCCATGGGCTACCCGAGCAGGGAGGCATTTGCAGGCGGTGTTCTCCTGACGGCGACCAGCATAGGACTGACAGTGAGAGTCATGATGGATCTCGGCGTTTTGAGGAGCGAGGTTGGAGCTGCCTCCCTGAGCGCGAGCGTCATGGACGACTTCCTCGGCATAGCCCTTGTCATATTTGCCGTCGGAACGGGGAGCCTCTTCGAACTGAGCATCAAGATAGTGGTCTTCTTCATCATAACGGGTGTTCTTGGGTGGTACTTCATCGACTACTACATCAGGTTCGCCGAGAGGCTCCACGTGGAGAAGGGCATCCTAGGAATGGCAGTAGGTCTGATGTTCCTCTTCGCGGCTTTAGCCGAAGGGTGGTTTGCAGCGGCAATTGAAGGCGCCTTCATGATGGGCCTTATACTCTCAAAGCTCCCAGAAGGTAAGCGCATAATGGAAGACGTTAGAGCGATAGGCTACGGCCTCCTCATTCCATTCTTCTTCATCCACACTGGAGCCATGCTCAACCTCAAGGTTTTCGAGCACGGCGATGCAATCACCCTCGCGGCAGTTCTATCAGTCATAGCCATAGTCGGAAAGATCGTTGGCAGGGGCTTTGGAGCGTGGATAACGGCATGGGGCAGGGGCAGGGACTTCCTCTTCACGCGGGAGAACTTCTGGATGTCGCTCCAGATGGGCATAGGGTCTATTCCAAGGACTGAAGTGGCGCTCGTTGACCTCATGGTAGCAATCCACGGCGGGGCAATACCATCAAGCGACGCTCCCAAGTTCATAGCGGCCACGCTGATATTCATTACAGTGTCAGTGCTGATAACACCGCCGCTCCTCAAGTGGGCATTCAAGGCCGAGATAGAGAAGGCAAAGGCAGAGAAAGCCGCTCAGAAGGTCGGGAGGATACAGGAGACAAAGGAGAAGATAAAGGAGCTGAAAGGCTCCGGATGA